In one Rattus rattus isolate New Zealand chromosome 16, Rrattus_CSIRO_v1, whole genome shotgun sequence genomic region, the following are encoded:
- the LOC116885899 gene encoding probable bifunctional dTTP/UTP pyrophosphatase/methyltransferase protein, whose translation MALKPLAPLLRGYHVVLASASPRRREILDLAGVVFDVIPSHFSEVPPPEHMLRPQDLVIANAKGKALDVGMRLSQADPETQHLIIGADTIVAMEGQIMGKPCDREDALRMLTRLNGREHSVITGVAIILTGGAGTRDTEVVVVFHEETLVTFSKLSDELVQEHVEGGEPWDKAGGYGLQARGGAIMAEAVRGDPLNAAGLPLNRLCRELGRRLLPLGPGQEVESQT comes from the exons ATGGCACTGAAGCCGCTCGCCCCGCTCCTGCGCGGTTACCACGTGGTCCTGGCGAGCGCTTCGCCAAGGCGGAGGGAGATCCTCGACCTGGCG GGCGTGGTTTTCGACGTCATCCCCTCGCACTTCTCCGAGGTCCCGCCCCCGGAGCACATGCTCCGCCCTCAGGACTTGGTGATTGCAAATGCCAAAGGGAAAGCCTTGGACGTCGGAATGCGCCTAAGCCAG GCTGACCCGGAGACCCAGCACCTCATCATTGGAGCTGACACCATTGTG gccaTGGAGGGGCAGATCATGGGGAAGCCCTGCGACCGTGAAGATGCACTCCGGATGTTAACCAG GCTGAACGGTCGTGAGCACAGTGTCATCACCGGTGTCGCCATCATCCTTACAGGTGGAGCAG GCACCCGCGACAcagaggtggtggtggtcttCCACGAGGAGACGCTGGTGACATTCTCGAAGCTGTCGGATGAGCTTGTGCAGGAGCATGTGGAGGGCGGGGAGCCCTG GGACAAGGCGGGCGGCTACGGGCTGCAGGCGCGGGGCGGAGCGATAATGGCAGAGGCCGTGCGGGGTGACCCCCTCAACGCAGCGGGGCTCCCTCTCAACCGGCTCTGCCGCGAGCTGGGGCGCCGGCTGCTGCCTTTGGGACCAGGACAGGAAGTGGAGTCACAGACATGA
- the Asmt gene encoding acetylserotonin O-methyltransferase, with translation MAPGGEGERDRDFQVLMSLAHGFMVSQVLFAALDLGIFDLAAQGPVAAEAVAQTGGWSPRGTQLLMDACTRLGLLRGAGDGSYTNSELSSTFLVSGSPQSQRCMLLYLAGTTYGCWAHLAAGVREGRNQYSRAVGISAEDPFAAIYRSEPERLLFMRGLQETWSLCGERVLTAFDLSRFRVICDLGGGSGALAQEAARLYPGSSVCVFDLPDVIAAARTHFLSPGARPRVRFVAGDFFRSRLPRADLFILARVLHDWADGACVELLGRLHRACRPGGALLLVEAVLAKGGAGPLRSLLLSLNMMLQAEGWERQASDYRNLATRAGFPRLQLRRPGGPYHAMLARRGPHPGIITGVGSDTSGTGSFVTGIRRDVPGARSDAAGTGSGTGNTGSGIMLQGETLESEVSAPRAGSDVGGAGNEPRSGTLKQGDWK, from the exons ATGGCACCGGGCGGGGAGGGCGAGCGTGACCGCGACTTCCAAGTCCTTATGAGCCTCGCCCACGGCTTCATGGTCTCCCAG gtGCTGTTTGCTGCCCTGGATCTGGGCATCTTCGACCTTGCGGCCCAAGGCCCGGTGGCGGCGGAGGCGGTGGCACAGACTGGGGGGTGGAGTCCGCGGGGAACGCAGCTGCTAATGGACGCCTGCACCAGGCTGGGGCTACTAAGAGGGGCCGGGGACG GCTCCTACACCAACTCTGAGCTGTCATCCACATTCCTGGTGAGCGGAAGCCCCCAGTCTCAACGCTGCATGCTGCTCTACCTGGCGGGCACAACATACGGCTGCTGGGCCCACCTGGCTGCCGGGGTCAG GGAAGGGCGGAACCAGTACTCCAGGGCCGTGGGCATCTCCGCTGAGGATCCCTTTGCGGCCATCTACAG GTCAGAGCCTGAGCGCCTGCTGTTCATGAGGGGCCTGCAGGAGACATGGAGTCTATGCGGGGAACGGGTCCTCACAGCCTTTGACCTCTCACGCTTCCGGGTCATCTGTGACCTCGGCG gcGGGTCTGGGGCGCTGGCACAGGAGGCCGCCCGCCTCTATCCCggtagctctgtgtgtgtctttgatcTCCCTGATGTCATCGCCGCTGCCCGCACCCACTTCCTGTCCCCAGGGGCAAGACCCAGGGTGAGGTTTGTCGCCG GTGACTTCTTCCGGTCCCGCCTCCCCCGCGCTGACCTCTTCATTCTTGCCCGGGTCCTGCATGACTGGGCTGATGGCGCCTGCGTGGAGTTGCTGGGGCGGTTGCACAGGGCCTGCAGGCCAG GTGGTGCACTGCTGCTGGTGGAGGCAGTGCTGGCCAAGGGCGGGGCTGGGCCACTGCGGTCGCTCCTGCTGTCACTCAACATGATGCTGCAGGCTGAGGGGTGGGAGCGCCAGGCCAGCGACTACCGCAACCTGGCCACTCGTGCAGGCTTCCCCCGCCTACAGCTGCGGCGCCCTGGTGGGCCATACCATGCCATGCTGGCCCGGCGGGGACCCCACCCTGGGATCATCACAGGAGTGGGAAGTGACACTTCGGGGACAGGAAGTTTTGTCACAGGTATAAGACGTGATGTCCCTGGGGCAAGAAGTGATGCTGCAGGGACAGGAAGTGGCACTGGAAACACAGGAAGTGGCATCATGCTACAAGGAGAGACGTTGGAATCAGAGGTCAGCGCCCCACGAGCAGGAAGTGACGTTGGCGGGGCAGGAAATGAACCCAGAAGTGGCACCCTCAAGCAAGGAGACTGGAAGTGA
- the Il3ra gene encoding interleukin-3 receptor subunit alpha, with the protein MAAGVWLLLSVTMFEAMSERGVHMEAPPLAPPIRNLSIDPAQRRLTWEWGGGGTRAEGGALGPRFLCRKEGRDPVRADPAGHSCSFPALSHCHVTNFTVFPEGREKDAAHLRFQPRDPNRAAAARNLHCWVHDVDWLSCRWGRGPGATRDVRYRMFLRDARHSPDHDRECPRYEIDAQGSRVGCVVGEAGTLASLITVTVNGSGGAHGVHAPVSCTDADIDMAAVEVLAPPVLTAECESTGAHVRWAPQSRFQTAFLFTLQINQSSQTEPKFEKVYERDFKVPTLDAVSVRVKATARDSGVESDWSKAWSLDCGPTATLATPMTSLLLAGAGAGAVVIVMAVLLLCWRKLLLSRLFPPIPRMRVPPGPEMVTWVEAPEDCEVTLLTDN; encoded by the exons ATGGCTGCCGGAGTGTGGCTGCTGCTGTCGGTTACGATGTTCGAGGCGATGTCAGAACGGG GAGTCCATATGGAGGCCCCACCTCTGGCACCGCCCATCAGGAACCTAAGCATCGACCCCGCCCAGCGCAGGCTGACCTGGGAGTGGGGCGGGGGCGGGACCAGGGCAGAGGGCGGGGCCTTGGGTCCCAGGTTCCTGTGCAGAAAGGAGGGGCGGGACCCTGTGCGG GCGGACCCTGCAGGTCATTCCTGCTCCTTCCCTGCCCTTTCCCACTGCCACGTAACCAACTTCACTGTCTTCCCCGAGGGGCGAGAAAAGGATGCGGCCCACCTGCGCTTCCAGCCCCGTG ACCCCAACAGGGCGGCTGCCGCCCGCAACCTGCACTGCTGGGTGCACGACGTGGATTGGCTGAGTTGCCGCTGGGGTCGGGGCCCTGGGGCAACGCGGGATGTGCGATACAGAATGTTCCTGCGAGATGCAAG GCACAGCCCAGACCACGACCGTGAGTGCCCGAGGTACGAGATTGACGCCCAAGGGTCGCGCGTGGGCTGTGTGGTGGGTGAGGCTGGGACCCTGGCCTCCCTCATCACAGTGACGGTGAACGGCAGTGGTGGCGCCCATGGGGTCCATGCGCCCGTGTCTTGTACCGACGCAGATATCGACATGGCTGCCGTGG AGGTCCTGGCCCCGCCTGTGCTGACAGCTGAATGCGAAAGCACGGGGGCCCATGTGAGGTGGGCGCCTCAGAGCCGGTTCCAGACCGCCTTCCTGTTCACTCTGCAGATCAACCAG agttcACAGACAGAGCCAAAGTTTGAGAAG GTATACGAGAGGGACTTCAAGGTCCCGACCCTGGACGCAGTTTCTGTGCGTGTCAAGGCCACAGCCCGGGACTCGGGCGTGGAGAGCGACTGGAGCAAGGCCTGGAGCCTGG ACTGTGGCCCCACAGCGACACTGGCAACCCCGATGACATCGCTGCTCCTGGCGGGGGCGGGCGCGGGCGCCGTGGTCATAGTGATGgctgtgctgctgctgtgctgGAG GAAGTTGCTGCTGAGCCGTCTGTTCCCACCCATCCCAAGGATGAGAGTCCCACCTGGGCCAGAGATG GTTACATGGGTCGAGGCACCTGAGGACTGCGAGGTGACGCTGTTGACAGACAACTGA
- the Akap17a gene encoding A-kinase anchor protein 17A: protein MSSATIVHDPSEAVPLCPALGLYLKPIARVTISVSLPPPPPAPPPSPSSTSPPPRAPSRAVSNWEVMEGLRAMAQGARAPLSSLRLARGGPEVVRFEGEVENRALVRPALAGLDGKTMMLSGLPHGLRVSAAEATPPPTDDPAHPHDTIHLQGLPCRWFAPRGGSGGDEAGGISSPGGIASAERPSEALLRQAFGAFGEIRHVDIPMLDPYLGEDGSHGGGGGGRLRFEAYVQYRERDAYARAMAALRGAKLMFRGTDGKAVACGIKVTSDATQHLSEASIRRRQLERQKLQELEQRREEQKRKEREDEARRRAGQRKQREAEQQQRARRREEKLRRREARQRARRRRGRRREEEEEEEAEPQPVLGREEEEGLEPRRLLLAQRNLQSVRLIAALLARAEAARRRQREQSEERRRHAKEEELRRQQEAEIRRQREAELRRVEEEKRRALGLQRRERELRHRLLALLLARGPGLGRLVGGAGTGSDVVGAGNSKMAVGGGHGEAGQSQTMTGSEIRGDGRENMKTGSDMATSGNGHIDRENEKIKTGSGVPATGGGTGDPRGADKQTESGVLPTGSDAKTGNGARGTGGPGRDPIAKTWTENVTTGSGGPETGSGVAKMATVSASNETESSSAKLKAMPTSCSDRERCGLESRPSWHSRDFGGSSGQSRSRDGSERRRPHEEEDGGGRDRKRAHRHREDRGRSRSRSPRRR from the exons ATGTCCTCAGCCACCATCGTGCACGACCCCTCGGAGGCGGTGCCCCTGTGCCCGGCGCTGGGCCTGTACCTGAAGCCAATCGCGCGGGTGACAATCTCGGTGTCGCTGCCCCCTCCGCCCCCAGCTCCGCCCCCTTCGCCTTCCTCGACGTCCCCGCCCCCGCGTGCGCCAAGTCGCGCAGTGTCAAACTGGGAGGTGATGGAGGGACTGCGGGCGATGGCACAGGGGGCACGAGCGCCGCTGTCATCACTGCGCCTGGCCCGGGGCGGCCCAGAGGTCGTGCGCTTTGAGGGCGAGGTCGAGAACCGGGCGCTTGTGCGTCCCGCGCTCGCTGGCCTGGACGGCAAGACTATGATGCTCAGCGGCCTCCCCCATGGCCTGCGTGTAAGCGCCGCTGAGGCCACGCCCCCGCCCACGGATGACCCCGCCCACCCTCATGACACCATCCACCTTCAGGGCCTACCCTGCCGCTGGTTTGCGCCCCGTGGGGGCAGTGGCGGGGATGAGGCTGGAGGCATTTCTTCCCCTGGTGGCATTGCCTCAGCAGAGAGGCCCAGCGAGGCTCTCCTGCGCCAGGCTTTCGGGGCGTTTGGTGAGATCCGCCATGTGGACATTCCCATGCTGGACCCTTACCTTGGTGAGGACGGCAGCcatggcgggggcgggggcgggcggCTCCGCTTCGAGGCCTACGTTCAGTACCGAGAGCGTGATGCCTACGCCCGTGCCATGGCTGCCCTGCGTGGTGCTAAGCTCATGTTTAGGGGCACCGACGGCAAAGCTGTGGCCTGCGGCATCAAG gtgacatcagatgccaCACAGCACCTGAGCGAGGCTTCGATCAGACGCCGGCAGCTGGAGCGGCAGAAACTACAGGAACTTGAGCAGCGGCGTGAAGAGCAGAAGCGGAAGGAGCGTGAGGATGAGGCGCGGCGGCGGGCAGGCCAGCG GAAGCAGCGGGAGGCAGAGCAGCAACAACGGGCACGGCGTCGGGAGGAGAAGCTTCGGCGCAGAGAGGCACGGCAACGAGCACGGAGGAGACGAGGCCGACGtcgagaggaggaggaggaggaggaggcagagcccCAGCCGGTGTTGGGGCGCGAGGAGGAGGAAGGTTTAGAGCCCCGTCGGCTACTGCTCGCCCAGCGCAACCTGCAGTCTGTGCGGCTCATTGCTGCCCTGCTTGCCCGCGCTGAA GCCGCCAGACGCCGCCAGCGTGAGCAGAGCGAGGAACGACGTCGCCACGCAAAGGAGGAAGAGCTTCGGcgccagcaggaggcagagattcGGCGTCAGAGGGAGGCAGAGCTACGCCGAGTGGAAGAGGAGAAGCGGCGGGCACTGGGACTGCAACGTCGGGAGCGTGAGCTCCGCCATCGCCTCCTCGCCCTGCTGCTAGCCCGGGGGCCTGGCTTGGGGCGGCTAGTGGGCGGGGCCGGGACAGGAAGTGACgttgtgggggctgggaacagCAAGATGGCTGTGGGGGGTGGCCATGGGGAGGCAGGACAAAGCCAGACAATGACAGGAAGTGAAATCaggggagatggaagggagaataTGAAGACAGGAAGTGATATGGCTACCTCGGGAAATGGCCACAttgacagagaaaatgagaaaataaagacaggaagTGGGGTCCCAGCCACAGGAGGTGGTACTGGGGACCCAAGAGGTGcggacaaacaaacagaaagtggtGTCCTGCCGACAGGAAGTGATGCAAAGACAGGAAATGGTGCCAGAGGGACAGGTGGCCCAGGGAGGGACCCAATTGCAAAGACGTGGACGGAAAATGTGACGACAGGAAGTGGCGGCCCCGAAACAGGAAGTGGTGTGGCCAAGATGGCGACAGTAAGTGCTAGCAATGAGACCGAAAGTTCATCTGCCAAGCTCAAAGCCATGCCCACTTCCTGTAGTGACCGGGAAAGATGTGGCCTTGAGTCCCGCCCGTCCTGGCATTCCCGTGACTTTGGGGGCAGTTCAGGACAGTCTAGAAGCCGTGATGGCAGTGAGCGGCGACGCCCCCACGAGGAAGAGGACGGCGGTGGGCGGGACCGGAAGCGCGCACACCGCCATCGTGAGGACCGTGGTCGCTCGAGGTCTCGATCCCCGCGGCGCCGGTGA